A portion of the Leptospirales bacterium genome contains these proteins:
- a CDS encoding M23 family metallopeptidase — protein MTLVTKLRPLALVAGFLLMASAARSQSQSDMLHRSAVAPPEDLRSGLSGQQESDEIDQEIERYFANLQNTGSTDLDAQRLDRLFGSSGAPADHGNDQSDADTFRFNNQANADDQDMHSHRVATGDTIWNISRRYNVSTDSIVDNNPELRSRPLYIGEEILISNIIQTPAPAALQNRMYQVKRGDTLSSVARRFRLSLAALKRLNNLRSNQLSVGQQLVVGRQSGPPPGYRYEALFEWPLRGVITSGFGRRFNPFVRSATQFHKGLDIGAAMGTPFSASRDGIVIFSGRMGGYGNAIFLRHTNGFVSVYAHCMKTLVQAGDVIKRGQRLGLVGRTGSATGPHLHFEVRKWRNPINPIGALNMRELVRANQVAAR, from the coding sequence ATGACTTTGGTGACCAAGCTGCGTCCACTGGCGCTCGTTGCGGGCTTTTTGCTGATGGCCAGCGCCGCCAGATCGCAATCGCAGAGTGATATGCTGCATCGCAGCGCAGTGGCGCCGCCAGAGGACCTACGTTCTGGCCTGAGCGGACAGCAGGAGAGCGACGAAATCGATCAGGAAATTGAGCGCTACTTCGCCAACCTGCAAAACACAGGGTCAACAGATCTGGACGCACAGCGGCTGGACCGACTCTTTGGAAGTTCAGGAGCTCCGGCGGATCATGGCAACGACCAATCTGACGCAGACACCTTTCGATTCAACAATCAGGCAAATGCTGACGACCAGGATATGCATTCGCACCGCGTGGCCACTGGCGACACGATCTGGAATATCAGCCGGCGATACAACGTAAGTACGGATAGTATCGTTGATAACAATCCGGAGCTGCGCAGCCGCCCGCTCTACATTGGCGAAGAAATTCTGATTTCAAATATCATTCAGACGCCGGCGCCCGCAGCGCTACAGAATCGGATGTATCAGGTCAAACGCGGAGATACTCTGTCCAGCGTAGCCCGGAGATTTCGACTGAGTCTGGCAGCGCTAAAGCGGCTGAACAATCTGCGTAGCAATCAACTGAGCGTCGGGCAACAACTGGTTGTTGGAAGACAATCAGGTCCGCCGCCCGGCTACCGTTACGAAGCGCTCTTCGAATGGCCCCTGCGCGGCGTGATTACTTCCGGCTTTGGCCGGCGCTTCAATCCCTTTGTGCGCAGCGCGACGCAATTTCATAAGGGCCTGGATATCGGCGCGGCAATGGGGACGCCCTTCAGCGCCTCTCGCGATGGTATTGTAATTTTCAGCGGCCGTATGGGCGGCTATGGAAATGCCATTTTTCTACGCCATACCAATGGTTTTGTTTCCGTCTATGCGCACTGTATGAAGACGCTGGTCCAGGCTGGCGACGTAATCAAGCGCGGACAACGACTTGGCCTGGTAGGTCGAACAGGATCGGCGACCGGGCCGCACTTGCACTTTGAAGTTCGTAAGTGGCGAAATCCAATCAATCCAATTGGTGCGCTGAATATGCGTGAACTGGTTCGCGCCAATCAGGTAGCAGCGCGGTAA